The following proteins are co-located in the Leptodactylus fuscus isolate aLepFus1 chromosome 8, aLepFus1.hap2, whole genome shotgun sequence genome:
- the INHBB gene encoding inhibin beta B chain, whose product MATPLRLSAPRLSTMATPVRLSAPRLSTMATLVRLSAPRLSTMATPVRLSAPRLSTMATPVRLSAPRFSALALPVRWSAPRHSTLLALVLALLVLCTVGSPAAAPEPPPASSSTDTCASCGLRPPEEAAGMEQDFVEAVKRHILTRLQMRERPNITHAVPRAAMLTALRKLHAGRLREDGRLEIPSLDGHGMSGPDSSEHSATSEIISFAEADDVTTSRVRLSFIISNEGNQNLYVFQSNLWLYLKLPEVLEKSGRRKIRIKLHFKDPANPAKMSLVEKRVDIRRSGWHTFPLTDTIQALFEQGDRRLNLEVQCDGCEEWSVIPVYVDPGEESHRPFLVVHARLADNKHRIRKRGLECDGRTNLCCRQQFFIDFRIIGWNDWIIAPSGYYGNYCEGSCPAYLAGVPGSASSFHTAVVNQYRMRGLNPGTVNSCCIPTKLSTMSMLYFDDEYNIVKRDVPNMIVEECGCA is encoded by the exons ATGGCCACACcgcttagattgtcagctccgcgGCTCAGCACCATGGCCACACCggttagattgtcagctccgcgGCTCAGCACCATGGCCACACTggttagattgtcagctccgcgGCTCAGCACCATGGCCACACCggttagattgtcagctccgcgGCTCAGCACCATGGCCACACCGGTTAGACTGTCAGCTCCGCGGTTTAGCGCTTTGGCTCTCCCGGTTAGATGGTCAGCTCCGCGGCACAGCACTCTGCTTGCACTAGTGCTCGCCCTCTTGGTCCTGTGCACAGTCGGGAGCCCCGCAGCAGCTCCCGAACCTCCTCCAGCTTCTTCCTCCACGGACACCTGTGCATCTTGTGGGCTGCGGCCACCGGAGGAAGCGGCCGGGATGGAACAAGACTTTGTAGAGGCGGTGAAGCGGCACATTCTGACCCGACTACAGATGCGGGAGCGGCCGAACATCACTCATGCGGTGCCCCGGGCCGCCATGCTGACTGCCCTGAGGAAGCTGCACGCCGGGCGCCTACGGGAGGACGGGCGCCTGGAGATCCCCAGCCTGGACGGGCACGGCATGTCTGGCCCCGATAGCTCTGAGCACAGCGCCACCTCCGAGATCATCAGCTTCGCCGAGGCAG ATGACGTCACGACTTCCAGAGTCCGTCTTTCATTCATTATTTCAAATGAAGGAAACCAGAACTTGTACGTCTTTCAGTCCAACCTTTGGCTGTACCTCAAGCTTCCTGAAGTCTTGGAAAAAAGCGGAAGACGAAAAATTCGGATAAAACTTCATTTTAAAGATCCTGCCAACCCAGCCAAGATGAGCCTGGTGGAGAAGAGAGTGGATATCAGGAGAAGTGGTTGGCACACTTTCCCTTTAACTGATACCATCCAAGCTCTTTTTGAGCAGGGTGACCGTAGGCTTAACTTGGAAGTTCAATGTGATGGCTGTGAGGAATGGTCTGTAATCCCAGTGTATGTGGATCCCGGAGAAGAATCCCACCGCCCCTTTCTGGTGGTTCACGCTAGACTTGCTGACAACAAGCATCGGATACGGAAAAGAGGTCTTGAGTGTGATGGACGTACAAACCTGTGTTGCAGGCAACAGTTTTTTATTGACTTTCGAATCATTGGATGGAATGACTGGATCATAGCGCCATCAGGTTACTATGGCAATTATTGCGAGGGGAGCTGCCCTGCCTACTTGGCTGGTGTGCCGGGCTCTGCGTCTTCCTTTCACACCGCGGTGGtgaatcagtacaggatgagAGGTCTGAATCCAGGGACAGTGAACTCTTGTTGTATTCCAACCAAACTAAGTACAATGTCCATGTTGTACTTTGATGACGAATACAATATTGTCAAGAGGGACGTACCTAACATGATCGTGGAGGAGTGTGGATGTGCGTGA